In Meriones unguiculatus strain TT.TT164.6M chromosome 17, Bangor_MerUng_6.1, whole genome shotgun sequence, a single window of DNA contains:
- the Arvcf gene encoding splicing regulator ARVCF isoform X3 has product MEDCNVHSAASILASVKEQEARFERLTRALEQERRHVALQLERAQQPGVSSGGMVGSGQPLPMAWQQLVLQEQSPGSQASLATMPEAPEVLEETVTVEEDPGTPTSHVSIVTSEDGTTRRTETKVTKTVKTVTTRTVRQVPLGPDGLPLLDGGPPLGSFADGPLDRHFLLRGGGPAATLSRAYLSSGGGFPDGSEPRDIPSYGSLSRGFGVRPPRTGLLGPGPGDGCFTLPSRREAFPMGSESGPPSGRSLPEHFQAEPYGLEDDTRSLAADDEGGPDLEPDYSTAARRRPEYGQSLRARAFEDTADDAGELIDERPPFPAATAPLAQPERGSLGSLDRVVRRSPSLDSTRKEPRWRDPELPEVLAMLRHPVDPVKANAAAYLQHLCFENEGIKRRVRQLRGLPLLVALLDHPRAEVRRRACGALRNLSYGRDADNKAAIRDCGGVPALVRLLRAARDNEVRELVTGTLWNLSSYEPLKMVIIDHGLQTLTHEVIVPHSGWEREPNEDSKPRDAEWTTVFKNTSGCLRNVSSDGAEARRRLRECEGLVDALLHALQSAVGRKDTDNKSVENCVCIMRNLSYHVHKEVPGADRYQEAEPGIPGSATASQRRRKDDASCFGGKKAKEEWFHQGKKDGEMDRNFDTLDLPKRTEAAKGFELLYQPEVVRLYLSLLTESRNFNTLEAAAGALQNLSAGNWTWATYIRATVRKERGLPVLVELLQSETDKVVRAVAIALRNLSLDQRNKDLIGSYAMTELVRNVRNAQAPAHPSALLEEDTVVAVLNTIHEIVSDSLDNARSLLQARGVPALVALVASSQSVREAKAASHVLQTVWSYKELRGALQRDGWTKARFQSANTAKGPKGTPSSGGFDDSTLPLVDKNLDGEKPATRDVIPMDTLGPDGYATVDRRERRTLGSDSTGEASEKELLKGPGSAVCS; this is encoded by the exons ATGGAGGACTGCAACGTGCACTCGGCTGCCAGCATCCTGGCCTCTGTGAAGGAGCAGGAGGCCCGCTTCGAGCGGCTGACACGAGCTCTAGAGCAAGAACGGCGTCACGTTGCCCTGCAGCTGGAGCGTGCCCAGCAGCCTGGTGTGAGCAGTGGTGGCATGGTGGGCAGTGGGCAGCCTCTGCCAATGGCCTGGCAACAGCTGGTTCTGCAG GAGCAGAGCCCGGGTAGCCAGGCATCGCTGGCCACGATGCCAGAGGCACCTGAGGTGCTGGAGGAGACGGTGACAGTAGAGGAAGACCCTGGCACACCCACCTCTCATGTGTCCATTGTCACATCAGAAGATGGTACAACCCGGCGCACTGAGACTAAG GTTACCAAGACGGTCAAGACTGTGACCACAAGGACAGTTCGCCAGGTGCCGCTGGGCCCAGATGGACTCCCCCTGCTGGATGGTGGCCCCCCACTTGGCTCTTTTGCCGATGGGCCCCTGGACCGGCATTTCCTGCTACGTGGGGGTGGCCCAGCAGCCACACTCTCCCGAGCCTACCTCAGCAGCGGAGGTGGCTTTCCTGATGGCTCTGAGCCCCGTGATATTCCAAGCTATGGCAGCCTGTCCCGAGGGTTTGGGGTACGGCCCCCACGTACTGGCCTCCTGGGCCCAGGACCTGGTGATGGCTGTTTCACACTGCCTAGCCGCCGAGAAGCCTTCCCCATGGGCTCTGAGTCTGGACCACCGAGTGGCCGCTCCCTGCCTGAGCACTTCCAAGCTGAACCATATGGCCTGGAGGATGATACTCGGAGCTTGGCTGCTGATGACGAGGGAGGCCCTGACCTGGAGCCCGACTATAGCACAGCAGCACGGAGGAGACCTGAGTATGGGCAGAGCCTCCGTGCCAG GGCCTTTGAGGACACAGCAGACGACGCCGGGGAGCTGATAGATGAGCGGCCTCCGTTCCCAGCAGCAACAGCCCCTCTGGCCCAGCCTGAGAGAGGCAGCCTGGGCAGCTTGGACCGAGTAGTGCGACGCTCGCCTTCGTTGGATAGCACCCGAAAGGAGCCACGCTGGCGGGATCCCGAGCTGCCAGAGGTGCTGGCCATGCTGCGGCACCCAGTGGACCCCGTGAAGGCCAACGCGGCGGCCTACCTGCAGCACCTCTGCTTTGAGAACGAGGGCATCAAGCGGCGAGTGCGGCAGCTGCGCGGGCTGCCCCTGCTCGTGGCGTTATTAGATCACCCTCGGGCTGAGGTGCGCCGCCGGGCCTGTGGGGCGCTGCGCAACCTCTCCTACGGCCGCGATGCCGACAACAAGGCTGCCATCCGAGACTGTGGGGGTGTGCCAGCCCTGGTGCGCCTGCTGCGGGCTGCCCGGGACAATGAGGTCCGTGAGCTGGTCACTG GCACACTCTGGAACCTGTCATCCTACGAGCCCCTGAAGATGGTCATCATTGACCACGGCTTACAGACCCTGACCCATGAAGTCATCGTGCCCCACTCAGGCTGGGAGCGAGAGCCTAATGAAGACTCGAAGCCCCGGGATGCCGAGTGGACAACAGTCTTCAAGAACACATCAGGCTGCCTGAG GAATGTGAGCTCAGATGGTGCCGAGGCCCGGAGGCGACTCCGTGAGTGCGAAGGGTTGGTGGATGCGCTCCTACACGCCCTGCAGTCAGCTGTGGGAAGGAAGGACACAGACAATAAG TCAGTAGAGAACTGCGTGTGCATCATGCGGAACCTGTCCTACCACGTGCACAAGGAGGTGCCAGGGGCTGACAGGTACCAGGAGGCCGAGCCTGGGATCCCGGGCAGTGCTACAGCCTCCCAGCGTCGGAGGAAGGATGACGCCAGCTGCTTTGGTGGCAAGAAAGCCAAAG AGGAGTGGTTCCATCAAG ggaagaaggatggagagatggaccgAAACTTTGACACACTGGACCTTCCTAAACGAACTGAGGCTGCCAAAG GCTTTGAGCTGCTGTACCAGCCCGAGGTGGTACGTCTCTACCTCTCGCTCCTTACGGAGAGCCGGAACTTCAACACCCTGGAAGCTGCAGCTGGTGCCCTCCAAAACCTCAGCGCTGGCAACTGGACG TGGGCCACGTACATCCGTGCCACGGTGCGCAAGGAGCGTGGGCTGCCGGTGCTGGTGGAACTGCTTCAGTCTGAGACGGACAAGGTGGTTCGTGCTGTTGCCATCGCGCTGCGCAACCTTTCACTAGACCAGCGTAACAAAGACCTCATTG GGAGCTATGCCATGACGGAGCTGGTTCGGAATGTCCGCAATGCACAGGCTCCTGCCCACCCTAGTGCCCTCCTGGAGGAGGATACGGTGGTAGCTGTGCTCAACACCATCCATGAGATTGTGTCTGACAGTTTGGACAATGCTCGCTCCCTCCTGCAGGCCCGCGGTGTGCCTGCGCTGGTGGCACTGGTGGCCTCCAG CCAGTCGGTGCGGGAGGCCAAGGCAGCGTCGCACGTGCTGCAGACCGTGTGGAGCTACAAGGAGCTGCGTGGAGCCCTGCAGAGGGACGGCTGGACCAAGGCGCGGTTCCAG TCTGCTAACACTGCCAAAGGACCCAAAGGAACACCAAGTTCTGGGGGCTTTGATGACAGCACACTGCCACTGGTAGACAAGAACCTTG ATGGGGAGAAGCCGGCCACCCGAGATGTGATCCCCATGGATACACTTGGGCCTG ATGGGTATGCCACAGTTGACCGGAGGGAACGGAGGACACTGGGCAGTGACTCCACAGGGGAGGCCTCTGAGAAGGAGCTGTTGAAA GGCCCTGGCTCAGCTGTCTGTTCTTAG
- the Arvcf gene encoding splicing regulator ARVCF isoform X2 codes for MEDCNVHSAASILASVKEQEARFERLTRALEQERRHVALQLERAQQPGVSSGGMVGSGQPLPMAWQQLVLQEQSPGSQASLATMPEAPEVLEETVTVEEDPGTPTSHVSIVTSEDGTTRRTETKVTKTVKTVTTRTVRQVPLGPDGLPLLDGGPPLGSFADGPLDRHFLLRGGGPAATLSRAYLSSGGGFPDGSEPRDIPSYGSLSRGFGVRPPRTGLLGPGPGDGCFTLPSRREAFPMGSESGPPSGRSLPEHFQAEPYGLEDDTRSLAADDEGGPDLEPDYSTAARRRPEYGQSLRARAFEDTADDAGELIDERPPFPAATAPLAQPERGSLGSLDRVVRRSPSLDSTRKEPRWRDPELPEVLAMLRHPVDPVKANAAAYLQHLCFENEGIKRRVRQLRGLPLLVALLDHPRAEVRRRACGALRNLSYGRDADNKAAIRDCGGVPALVRLLRAARDNEVRELVTGTLWNLSSYEPLKMVIIDHGLQTLTHEVIVPHSGWEREPNEDSKPRDAEWTTVFKNTSGCLRNVSSDGAEARRRLRECEGLVDALLHALQSAVGRKDTDNKSVENCVCIMRNLSYHVHKEVPGADRYQEAEPGIPGSATASQRRRKDDASCFGGKKAKGKKDGEMDRNFDTLDLPKRTEAAKGFELLYQPEVVRLYLSLLTESRNFNTLEAAAGALQNLSAGNWTWATYIRATVRKERGLPVLVELLQSETDKVVRAVAIALRNLSLDQRNKDLIGSYAMTELVRNVRNAQAPAHPSALLEEDTVVAVLNTIHEIVSDSLDNARSLLQARGVPALVALVASSQSVREAKAASHVLQTVWSYKELRGALQRDGWTKARFQSANTAKGPKGTPSSGGFDDSTLPLVDKNLDGEKPATRDVIPMDTLGPDGYATVDRRERRTLGSDSTGEASEKELLKPDPGRKAPPPGPSRPSVRLVDAVGDTKPQPVDSWV; via the exons ATGGAGGACTGCAACGTGCACTCGGCTGCCAGCATCCTGGCCTCTGTGAAGGAGCAGGAGGCCCGCTTCGAGCGGCTGACACGAGCTCTAGAGCAAGAACGGCGTCACGTTGCCCTGCAGCTGGAGCGTGCCCAGCAGCCTGGTGTGAGCAGTGGTGGCATGGTGGGCAGTGGGCAGCCTCTGCCAATGGCCTGGCAACAGCTGGTTCTGCAG GAGCAGAGCCCGGGTAGCCAGGCATCGCTGGCCACGATGCCAGAGGCACCTGAGGTGCTGGAGGAGACGGTGACAGTAGAGGAAGACCCTGGCACACCCACCTCTCATGTGTCCATTGTCACATCAGAAGATGGTACAACCCGGCGCACTGAGACTAAG GTTACCAAGACGGTCAAGACTGTGACCACAAGGACAGTTCGCCAGGTGCCGCTGGGCCCAGATGGACTCCCCCTGCTGGATGGTGGCCCCCCACTTGGCTCTTTTGCCGATGGGCCCCTGGACCGGCATTTCCTGCTACGTGGGGGTGGCCCAGCAGCCACACTCTCCCGAGCCTACCTCAGCAGCGGAGGTGGCTTTCCTGATGGCTCTGAGCCCCGTGATATTCCAAGCTATGGCAGCCTGTCCCGAGGGTTTGGGGTACGGCCCCCACGTACTGGCCTCCTGGGCCCAGGACCTGGTGATGGCTGTTTCACACTGCCTAGCCGCCGAGAAGCCTTCCCCATGGGCTCTGAGTCTGGACCACCGAGTGGCCGCTCCCTGCCTGAGCACTTCCAAGCTGAACCATATGGCCTGGAGGATGATACTCGGAGCTTGGCTGCTGATGACGAGGGAGGCCCTGACCTGGAGCCCGACTATAGCACAGCAGCACGGAGGAGACCTGAGTATGGGCAGAGCCTCCGTGCCAG GGCCTTTGAGGACACAGCAGACGACGCCGGGGAGCTGATAGATGAGCGGCCTCCGTTCCCAGCAGCAACAGCCCCTCTGGCCCAGCCTGAGAGAGGCAGCCTGGGCAGCTTGGACCGAGTAGTGCGACGCTCGCCTTCGTTGGATAGCACCCGAAAGGAGCCACGCTGGCGGGATCCCGAGCTGCCAGAGGTGCTGGCCATGCTGCGGCACCCAGTGGACCCCGTGAAGGCCAACGCGGCGGCCTACCTGCAGCACCTCTGCTTTGAGAACGAGGGCATCAAGCGGCGAGTGCGGCAGCTGCGCGGGCTGCCCCTGCTCGTGGCGTTATTAGATCACCCTCGGGCTGAGGTGCGCCGCCGGGCCTGTGGGGCGCTGCGCAACCTCTCCTACGGCCGCGATGCCGACAACAAGGCTGCCATCCGAGACTGTGGGGGTGTGCCAGCCCTGGTGCGCCTGCTGCGGGCTGCCCGGGACAATGAGGTCCGTGAGCTGGTCACTG GCACACTCTGGAACCTGTCATCCTACGAGCCCCTGAAGATGGTCATCATTGACCACGGCTTACAGACCCTGACCCATGAAGTCATCGTGCCCCACTCAGGCTGGGAGCGAGAGCCTAATGAAGACTCGAAGCCCCGGGATGCCGAGTGGACAACAGTCTTCAAGAACACATCAGGCTGCCTGAG GAATGTGAGCTCAGATGGTGCCGAGGCCCGGAGGCGACTCCGTGAGTGCGAAGGGTTGGTGGATGCGCTCCTACACGCCCTGCAGTCAGCTGTGGGAAGGAAGGACACAGACAATAAG TCAGTAGAGAACTGCGTGTGCATCATGCGGAACCTGTCCTACCACGTGCACAAGGAGGTGCCAGGGGCTGACAGGTACCAGGAGGCCGAGCCTGGGATCCCGGGCAGTGCTACAGCCTCCCAGCGTCGGAGGAAGGATGACGCCAGCTGCTTTGGTGGCAAGAAAGCCAAAG ggaagaaggatggagagatggaccgAAACTTTGACACACTGGACCTTCCTAAACGAACTGAGGCTGCCAAAG GCTTTGAGCTGCTGTACCAGCCCGAGGTGGTACGTCTCTACCTCTCGCTCCTTACGGAGAGCCGGAACTTCAACACCCTGGAAGCTGCAGCTGGTGCCCTCCAAAACCTCAGCGCTGGCAACTGGACG TGGGCCACGTACATCCGTGCCACGGTGCGCAAGGAGCGTGGGCTGCCGGTGCTGGTGGAACTGCTTCAGTCTGAGACGGACAAGGTGGTTCGTGCTGTTGCCATCGCGCTGCGCAACCTTTCACTAGACCAGCGTAACAAAGACCTCATTG GGAGCTATGCCATGACGGAGCTGGTTCGGAATGTCCGCAATGCACAGGCTCCTGCCCACCCTAGTGCCCTCCTGGAGGAGGATACGGTGGTAGCTGTGCTCAACACCATCCATGAGATTGTGTCTGACAGTTTGGACAATGCTCGCTCCCTCCTGCAGGCCCGCGGTGTGCCTGCGCTGGTGGCACTGGTGGCCTCCAG CCAGTCGGTGCGGGAGGCCAAGGCAGCGTCGCACGTGCTGCAGACCGTGTGGAGCTACAAGGAGCTGCGTGGAGCCCTGCAGAGGGACGGCTGGACCAAGGCGCGGTTCCAG TCTGCTAACACTGCCAAAGGACCCAAAGGAACACCAAGTTCTGGGGGCTTTGATGACAGCACACTGCCACTGGTAGACAAGAACCTTG ATGGGGAGAAGCCGGCCACCCGAGATGTGATCCCCATGGATACACTTGGGCCTG ATGGGTATGCCACAGTTGACCGGAGGGAACGGAGGACACTGGGCAGTGACTCCACAGGGGAGGCCTCTGAGAAGGAGCTGTTGAAA CCCGACCCTGGCAGGAAGGCCCCTCCGCCTGGGCCCAGCAGGCCCTCGGTCAGGCTTGTGGACGCCGTGGGGGACACTAAACCTCAGCCAGTTGACTCCTGGGTCTAG
- the Arvcf gene encoding splicing regulator ARVCF isoform X1 — translation MEDCNVHSAASILASVKEQEARFERLTRALEQERRHVALQLERAQQPGVSSGGMVGSGQPLPMAWQQLVLQEQSPGSQASLATMPEAPEVLEETVTVEEDPGTPTSHVSIVTSEDGTTRRTETKVTKTVKTVTTRTVRQVPLGPDGLPLLDGGPPLGSFADGPLDRHFLLRGGGPAATLSRAYLSSGGGFPDGSEPRDIPSYGSLSRGFGVRPPRTGLLGPGPGDGCFTLPSRREAFPMGSESGPPSGRSLPEHFQAEPYGLEDDTRSLAADDEGGPDLEPDYSTAARRRPEYGQSLRARAFEDTADDAGELIDERPPFPAATAPLAQPERGSLGSLDRVVRRSPSLDSTRKEPRWRDPELPEVLAMLRHPVDPVKANAAAYLQHLCFENEGIKRRVRQLRGLPLLVALLDHPRAEVRRRACGALRNLSYGRDADNKAAIRDCGGVPALVRLLRAARDNEVRELVTGTLWNLSSYEPLKMVIIDHGLQTLTHEVIVPHSGWEREPNEDSKPRDAEWTTVFKNTSGCLRNVSSDGAEARRRLRECEGLVDALLHALQSAVGRKDTDNKSVENCVCIMRNLSYHVHKEVPGADRYQEAEPGIPGSATASQRRRKDDASCFGGKKAKEEWFHQGKKDGEMDRNFDTLDLPKRTEAAKGFELLYQPEVVRLYLSLLTESRNFNTLEAAAGALQNLSAGNWTWATYIRATVRKERGLPVLVELLQSETDKVVRAVAIALRNLSLDQRNKDLIGSYAMTELVRNVRNAQAPAHPSALLEEDTVVAVLNTIHEIVSDSLDNARSLLQARGVPALVALVASSQSVREAKAASHVLQTVWSYKELRGALQRDGWTKARFQSANTAKGPKGTPSSGGFDDSTLPLVDKNLDGEKPATRDVIPMDTLGPDGYATVDRRERRTLGSDSTGEASEKELLKPDPGRKAPPPGPSRPSVRLVDAVGDTKPQPVDSWV, via the exons ATGGAGGACTGCAACGTGCACTCGGCTGCCAGCATCCTGGCCTCTGTGAAGGAGCAGGAGGCCCGCTTCGAGCGGCTGACACGAGCTCTAGAGCAAGAACGGCGTCACGTTGCCCTGCAGCTGGAGCGTGCCCAGCAGCCTGGTGTGAGCAGTGGTGGCATGGTGGGCAGTGGGCAGCCTCTGCCAATGGCCTGGCAACAGCTGGTTCTGCAG GAGCAGAGCCCGGGTAGCCAGGCATCGCTGGCCACGATGCCAGAGGCACCTGAGGTGCTGGAGGAGACGGTGACAGTAGAGGAAGACCCTGGCACACCCACCTCTCATGTGTCCATTGTCACATCAGAAGATGGTACAACCCGGCGCACTGAGACTAAG GTTACCAAGACGGTCAAGACTGTGACCACAAGGACAGTTCGCCAGGTGCCGCTGGGCCCAGATGGACTCCCCCTGCTGGATGGTGGCCCCCCACTTGGCTCTTTTGCCGATGGGCCCCTGGACCGGCATTTCCTGCTACGTGGGGGTGGCCCAGCAGCCACACTCTCCCGAGCCTACCTCAGCAGCGGAGGTGGCTTTCCTGATGGCTCTGAGCCCCGTGATATTCCAAGCTATGGCAGCCTGTCCCGAGGGTTTGGGGTACGGCCCCCACGTACTGGCCTCCTGGGCCCAGGACCTGGTGATGGCTGTTTCACACTGCCTAGCCGCCGAGAAGCCTTCCCCATGGGCTCTGAGTCTGGACCACCGAGTGGCCGCTCCCTGCCTGAGCACTTCCAAGCTGAACCATATGGCCTGGAGGATGATACTCGGAGCTTGGCTGCTGATGACGAGGGAGGCCCTGACCTGGAGCCCGACTATAGCACAGCAGCACGGAGGAGACCTGAGTATGGGCAGAGCCTCCGTGCCAG GGCCTTTGAGGACACAGCAGACGACGCCGGGGAGCTGATAGATGAGCGGCCTCCGTTCCCAGCAGCAACAGCCCCTCTGGCCCAGCCTGAGAGAGGCAGCCTGGGCAGCTTGGACCGAGTAGTGCGACGCTCGCCTTCGTTGGATAGCACCCGAAAGGAGCCACGCTGGCGGGATCCCGAGCTGCCAGAGGTGCTGGCCATGCTGCGGCACCCAGTGGACCCCGTGAAGGCCAACGCGGCGGCCTACCTGCAGCACCTCTGCTTTGAGAACGAGGGCATCAAGCGGCGAGTGCGGCAGCTGCGCGGGCTGCCCCTGCTCGTGGCGTTATTAGATCACCCTCGGGCTGAGGTGCGCCGCCGGGCCTGTGGGGCGCTGCGCAACCTCTCCTACGGCCGCGATGCCGACAACAAGGCTGCCATCCGAGACTGTGGGGGTGTGCCAGCCCTGGTGCGCCTGCTGCGGGCTGCCCGGGACAATGAGGTCCGTGAGCTGGTCACTG GCACACTCTGGAACCTGTCATCCTACGAGCCCCTGAAGATGGTCATCATTGACCACGGCTTACAGACCCTGACCCATGAAGTCATCGTGCCCCACTCAGGCTGGGAGCGAGAGCCTAATGAAGACTCGAAGCCCCGGGATGCCGAGTGGACAACAGTCTTCAAGAACACATCAGGCTGCCTGAG GAATGTGAGCTCAGATGGTGCCGAGGCCCGGAGGCGACTCCGTGAGTGCGAAGGGTTGGTGGATGCGCTCCTACACGCCCTGCAGTCAGCTGTGGGAAGGAAGGACACAGACAATAAG TCAGTAGAGAACTGCGTGTGCATCATGCGGAACCTGTCCTACCACGTGCACAAGGAGGTGCCAGGGGCTGACAGGTACCAGGAGGCCGAGCCTGGGATCCCGGGCAGTGCTACAGCCTCCCAGCGTCGGAGGAAGGATGACGCCAGCTGCTTTGGTGGCAAGAAAGCCAAAG AGGAGTGGTTCCATCAAG ggaagaaggatggagagatggaccgAAACTTTGACACACTGGACCTTCCTAAACGAACTGAGGCTGCCAAAG GCTTTGAGCTGCTGTACCAGCCCGAGGTGGTACGTCTCTACCTCTCGCTCCTTACGGAGAGCCGGAACTTCAACACCCTGGAAGCTGCAGCTGGTGCCCTCCAAAACCTCAGCGCTGGCAACTGGACG TGGGCCACGTACATCCGTGCCACGGTGCGCAAGGAGCGTGGGCTGCCGGTGCTGGTGGAACTGCTTCAGTCTGAGACGGACAAGGTGGTTCGTGCTGTTGCCATCGCGCTGCGCAACCTTTCACTAGACCAGCGTAACAAAGACCTCATTG GGAGCTATGCCATGACGGAGCTGGTTCGGAATGTCCGCAATGCACAGGCTCCTGCCCACCCTAGTGCCCTCCTGGAGGAGGATACGGTGGTAGCTGTGCTCAACACCATCCATGAGATTGTGTCTGACAGTTTGGACAATGCTCGCTCCCTCCTGCAGGCCCGCGGTGTGCCTGCGCTGGTGGCACTGGTGGCCTCCAG CCAGTCGGTGCGGGAGGCCAAGGCAGCGTCGCACGTGCTGCAGACCGTGTGGAGCTACAAGGAGCTGCGTGGAGCCCTGCAGAGGGACGGCTGGACCAAGGCGCGGTTCCAG TCTGCTAACACTGCCAAAGGACCCAAAGGAACACCAAGTTCTGGGGGCTTTGATGACAGCACACTGCCACTGGTAGACAAGAACCTTG ATGGGGAGAAGCCGGCCACCCGAGATGTGATCCCCATGGATACACTTGGGCCTG ATGGGTATGCCACAGTTGACCGGAGGGAACGGAGGACACTGGGCAGTGACTCCACAGGGGAGGCCTCTGAGAAGGAGCTGTTGAAA CCCGACCCTGGCAGGAAGGCCCCTCCGCCTGGGCCCAGCAGGCCCTCGGTCAGGCTTGTGGACGCCGTGGGGGACACTAAACCTCAGCCAGTTGACTCCTGGGTCTAG